The genome window AGCTGATCAACaggatgattttatttttattaggttaattTACTATTTTAGGGACAGAATGTATCAACATAATCTTCTCATACCTAGTGAAGCTAGTGAGGTAAGAGACTGAAAATTATTGCTCATGTTAACATTATATATTGCTTGACTACCTGCTGGAAATGCTTATTAGCTTGCAGGATGTATGTGTGGTTTTGTCTCATGACAAAAAAGacaatatcataaattttaagttaGTGTAATAGCtcctgttttttcttaattataaagaaaaaattgtttagtTGGCTAAATAACTTATGTTTTTTGCACTGAATCTCACACTACATTTCAAACTCTAGTTttgtataaactaaaataaattacttttttaatttatgaagatttattttttatttattctagatGTAAAAACTTATCTCATAATAATTTTAGTCAATTTATTATGCGTAAAATCTACTTTCAAGTGCCAATGAATATATCTTGatcaaaaagatttttaaatatagtaaaagtcgatcaaaagttatatatattaaacaataaGAGTAAagtataaattttgttattgtaaTTATCGTTGTGCATAAAAATGTTTAGACTTTCCTAAAACTATCACTATACTTttgtttattatgattttttttaaaataattaaagttgatttttaacttttaactcgTAGAAAAGTCATAGATATAGTTGGCTAGAAACAACTTCTGATTTAAATGAATAGTATGTTGCATAATTGAGtaaagaatttgatttaattaaaaaataaaaaatttaatttataaattgtaGCTTATGCTACATATTATCTTCTTCTAAAAGTTGTTTTGAGTCAGTTTATCAAAAATACTTGTAACTTAAATTCATTGTaacttatttttgttataaaatatttatgaaaagcaactttttatattatgatttaaattaaaaaaaattacttttcataaGCTTGCAAGCAtgctttaaatttcaaatagtagtagtagtaataataataataataataataataattttgaaggaGTGGCATCCTTCCGAACACTCCTTATATGCATGGTTATTACAAttatggtaaaaataaaaaaaaagatagtgtTAAAGCATTTCTTAGAAAGTCTGCATTATTTGATAATAAGGAATATTCTGTTTTTAACTAGTTTACATGTTAATTGagattaatatgtttttggaaTGATTTCAAAATCGCACCTTTTTACATCAAttcagtttaataaaaaaaaagtattaatatatttttcaatgtatttgaCTCTaagatttaaattcaaaaaatcaacaaaaaacatatatttatttatgcagTTCAATgacatgttaaattattttttatatatatttttagattaatttaatatgttgatatcaaaaataaattttaaaaaataaaaaatatattattttaatatatttaaaaaaaaacttgaaaaccaaCTTTAAATTATGTTACGTGTAGTATTTTAaactgaaaaggaaaaggaaagaaaaacaaagatttgGCTGCTCTTTTATATTGAAAGCGACAGAGAGCAAACGACAGTCATGGACGCCTTTTATTTGAGGATTGGAAGCGAGAGGCAGCCTTCCTCTGCTTCATCCCAGCCACTTGAATACGACCTTATCACCTCTCTTTTctccataaatattttattttctttggtccATCCATCCAATAAAACAGTGGCCCTGACTGTCCACAACGTCAAAACAGGGGAAAACGAGATGCATTAAGAGCCTAGATTCCACtgctaattattttctatatatagcCTTCCATTGTAACTGTCACTCTGGATACCAAATCTGTCATAACAAAAAGAATAGtaataaatataaaggaaaaaatatttattaaatttttgttttaaaaaaatgaaaaatgacggtaaataaaaggataaaaaaacaatgaatcaaCGATGATTATAAGAACAAAaggaatttattatttttttaagatttttttaattccttcttcttctttttccttacaCTTAATCTAtttatcattattctttttgtttttatctttgctcattcattattattttttgctttatatttttatttatcactcactcactcactctaTACTTGGTCTATTTATCACTctaaattttatctatttacTATAGCAATGGTAAATCTATAATTTctagcaactttttttttaataaatttaaagattaattttctttgcaCTTGGTCTATTTATtaccatttcttttcttcttttttttatctacattcatttattgttttgtatttttgtattttttccctctttttatctttatatatttttttaaaaaatatttttctttttaactttacACTTATTCTATTTACCTATTTACCACTTTACACTTGCATATTTATCAcctttcttcttgttcttatcctcattcatttatttatttttcttgctttacacctttttttataaaaaaaagattctttcATTTTGCTTTACACGTGGTCTATTTATTActactctttttatttttaacttcattcattcattattttgtgatatttttgcagaaataatagtaataataaattatcttccttttgttttttttactttacattTAGCTTATTTATCATTATTCTACATCTGCCCTGATACGAATTtcatgatcacatggtcatgcaacccataacaaaatttaaaattaatccaaGAAAACcgaatattaaatttgaaactctGACCTAGAGGTAACCTTATATTTAAGAACCAAAGATATTGGGAAAATTTTTTTGGACATGGAGATAACCATGTACTTAAGAACTTGAAGTTTGTGAATGGCACCACAAagtcagttaatctttgataagatAGTGTACGATTtttatccatgaaaaaaaagttatttgcaacatgcaaaacaaatgaagaatcatgtttattaaaaatatcataactgCTAAAACTTGCAACCACAGAAGTAATATATAGTTCCATCtaaataaccctaatggaccaaTTTTGAGTTGCAAGTCAATGAGCtcaaattagaaatcaattaacataaattcaatagtaaaataaaaccctatataatatttaatgggCCAGaataaactcaaattaaaaataattgttcaacataaaataaataaaataagatactaaaaacaaattcttgatGATAGAATTCCACCATGgcaaaatcttcaagctttccTAAGTGGTGTTTTGATCGAAACTTTTAATGTAAGAATTCAACTAAGTAACTTTGTTTTAATTGCTagaatttccttttttatattgtttcctCTTAGTCTTTTTTATGTGCTAggaatatcatcaaaataagttaaagaaacataaaaaagaaacaatttatatttatgtacAAGAGTAATATtaccttcaaataaaaaaaacataaaaaagaaacaatttctATTTATGTACAAGAATAAAattacctttatatatatatatatatatatatatatatatatatatatatatatatatatacccttTTACTATCAAGCCAAcctcatattttaataaatttatgtcATTTATATCATTACCTAATACATCTAAAAAATTAGGAAAGCTTATAGTTATTAACTCTTCATTTTAGCTGttcaatattatatattgttttttttctttctccttctatCAAActgtataaaatattattaatatatgtttGTATCAAAACCAATTGTTGCAGTGAAGTGGTAAAGGTATGTTGCTCTATAGAGTTCTTAAGTTCTAAATTAACATCTAGGGTTTTTGCTAGTATAATCAGgtcattgatttaattttaaaatcaagcaaaaagagctcaacccaacaaaaaatttgatttttgattaaTCCATGACAGAGCACATGTAAACTAActgtaaattttaataataattttctattttttatttaatttttttctatccattttgtttttttgaatttcataagaaaaaatatactaGAAAATATGTTAGCAATATCTATaatctttctttatatatatcttttagtCCTATTTTATGCTCTAACTATTAAAGGGatgtttgaaaatgtaataataattgtttttaaaaatatttttagttcagaaatgtattaaaataatattttttaaaaaattaattttgagatcagcacattaaaatgatataaaaaaattaaattaaaaaaaattaaagtaaaaaagaattttaattttgttttttgaaatgtaaaaataaaagggatataaattattttttaaaaatgaaaataaaagtgaaaatctGACATGAACCTAAAGCAAAATAGGCAGGGGACAGCAGAGTGGGCAAGTTCCTGTCTGTATAAACAACAGAACCATGATTCCCCACGTAAGCCGTAACTAGAAAATCTCCTAAACTGAGGTTGGCCACACCAAAAATACGTGGCCTCCACGCCTATAAACCCTTCTTGACCGTGAAATCCAAATCTCACCATCTTCAAACACGACTTTTTTTCTCAACCAGTAAGAATTAGCAACGTCACTCAAATTAATCCCCCAACTATCAATCCATTCTCAGTTACTATTtgaagaaaacatttttcaattgaatccttATAATTTCACAAATTCCTCTATCAAAACCATTTTACGAATTGCATGGattttactatttgtttttataattcattCTCGTGATTTGAATTATAGTAGTTAAATTTGACCTGATTTAATGAATTGACCCGAAAAATCCAAGACTTGAATTCTGACTTAAGTTGGATTTTTAATTGAGCTAGACTAGACATTAACTCAATGGAATTTAGTTAATCCAAATGGTTTTTAGTGATTTAATTAagccaataaaatttaattcaaactcGATCgagtcaatataaaaaaacaaaacaaacgaataacattattttgataaaaatacttGATTTGGATTAAACCAATGACCTATAAGTTAACTCGAAACGACGTAACTAGATGAGCCTATGATGTCCTTGAAAACAATTCAAAAGgaatttattttgagaggaatGTGTAAACATCCAATTAAGAAAAGACtttagaaatcaaattaaacatttCTTGATAATTACAGGACTAAAGACGAAGTTTGCCCAATAAATAAGAGCCATTCAACATCCTCGCCGCTCTCACTACTTATAAACGCCACCACCCCCGctcgtctctctctctcaaacaaCCCAAACCAATCTCTCTCATTGTTTCTCTCTACTCACTCTCTCTAAGAGAATGGCAGGAACCGGAGTGGTGGCAGTCTATGGCAACGGAGCAATAACAGAAACCAAAAAATCCCCATTCTCCGTGAAGGTAGGCCTAGCCCAAATGCTAAGAGGCGGGGTCATAATGGACGTTGTCACCCCTGAACAAGCCCGGATTGCCGAAGAAGCCGGCGCCTGTGCTGTCATGGCACTAGAACGAGTCCCCGCTGACATCCGTGCACAAGGCGGTGTGGCACGCATGAGCGACCCACAGCTcatcaaagaaataaaacaggCAGTGACAATCCCTGTCATGGCGAAAGCCCGAATCGGGCATTTCGTCGAGGCCCAAATTCTTGAAGCCATTGGCATCGACTATATCGACGAATCCGAGGTTCTTACACCAGCTGATGAAGAAAATCACATTAACAAGCATAATTTCCGCATCCCTTTTGTTTGCGGATGCCGAAATTTGGGTGAGGCCTTGAGGAGGATAAGGGAAGGTGCAGCAATGATAAGGACTAAAGGAGAGGCGGGTACGGGGAATGTCATTGAAGCTGTTAGGCATGTGAGGTCTGTGATGGGGGATATAAGGGTGTTGAGAAACATGGATGATGATGAGGTGTTTACCTTTGCCAAGAAAATTGCTGCTCCTTATGATTTGGTTATGCAGACAAAGCAACTTGGGAGGTTGCCTGTTGTGCAATTTGCAGCAGGGGGAGTGGCTACCCCTGCTGATGCAGCGTTGATGATGCAGTTGGGATGTGATGGTGTGTTTGTTGGGTCTGGGGTTTTTAAGAGTGGGGACCCTGTTAAGAGGGGGAGAGCTATTGTGCAGGCTGTAACGCATTACAGTGATCCTCAGGTGTTGGCGGAGGTGAGTTGTGGGCTTGGTGAGGCTATGGTTGGGCTTAATTTGAATGATAAGAAGATCGAGAGGTTTGCTAGTCGGTCGGATTAGGAGGTGGGATTTCGATGGTTTCTTGGGGCGCCTCAAGGTGAGGTTCAAAGATCCTGGTGCTTGGTagtagtaatttattttattaagattgTTGGTTTTTGGTTACGTGAACTTTGCTTTGACAAAAATATATGTGAACTCTGTTGAATCTTGTCAAAACTATCTCAAATAAATGCTCAACCATTGATGTTTCTGGACATGTtgctgttttcttttaaaattgttttctctTGTCAATTTTGAGAAAGCTAAACTAGTTCATTACTTATTTTGCTGACCCAGTGACCTATTATTGGTCCTGGAGTTGTGACCATGCTCAATTTAGAACTGCTTTAAGGCCATAAATATGaacatgcacaaaaaaaaaagaactattgAGAATGGCTGTTGCAGGATGAGCTGGTGTAGTTTACGTTTGTCATAGTTTAGATGCCAATGATTCAGCAGTTTAAAGAGTTTGACAAGGAACCGGCTGGATATCAACAATTAGATGAATAATTAGCAGGGTTCAATCTCATCGTGAATTCCTTAGCATGAGGCAAGACCCGAGGAATCTCATAGGATTGCTTTCGCATAATCTTTAAATTTAGATTAGAAATGCTAGATGCTGATTTGCAAGTGCTACTCTCAAGGAATCAGTAAATTCTCACCCTCGTTGTCTCTTTCAGTCGAGAAATACCTGACTTTTATGTACTGTAAGAGTTTGTGATTATTTGAGGCTTGATAGATCTCAAATGTTGGTCTTGTTCCTGATAGTATTTGTACATGCTTGAGGAACATGTAGCAACTGCTGATTTTTCCTAGTTGTAATGTAGTTTGTCATCTCTGACAATCGCCATCTCTACATAGTTGTGTCTTTCAATACCAGCTTGCCTGTTCTACTGTTTGTACTGTTTTCCCTAATTTTGTAAGTTCTTTCTAAAGGTTTTAGCAATCGATGCTGAAATTATTTTCAGCTATGAAGACAGTGGAGAGCTCAGCTGATTTTGCTGATTGTATTTCTGCAGGAATCTTTTCTGATGCCAGCTGGTTTCAAGTCATTCAAAATTAGCCTACAAGCACTTGGCTACTTGTGTATAATATTATTTGCTAAGTGTGGATCTTTCCATTGTTCtgtaatcttttttaattccatACTAGGAACACCACAGAGAAAGCAGTCTAATAAATGTCCTTTCTTTGTAAGACTACTGTTTCTTgctttaaagtaattttttttttttaggttcttaGATCTTGTTTGATCttgaatgttgattttttaagcATGTAAGCATATGTGCCTTTCTCCCCATCTTTCGACTAGCTTGCTTAATTCTTACCTGCCATTTGCGACTGTG of Populus trichocarpa isolate Nisqually-1 chromosome 16, P.trichocarpa_v4.1, whole genome shotgun sequence contains these proteins:
- the LOC7487474 gene encoding probable pyridoxal 5'-phosphate synthase subunit PDX1, translated to MAGTGVVAVYGNGAITETKKSPFSVKVGLAQMLRGGVIMDVVTPEQARIAEEAGACAVMALERVPADIRAQGGVARMSDPQLIKEIKQAVTIPVMAKARIGHFVEAQILEAIGIDYIDESEVLTPADEENHINKHNFRIPFVCGCRNLGEALRRIREGAAMIRTKGEAGTGNVIEAVRHVRSVMGDIRVLRNMDDDEVFTFAKKIAAPYDLVMQTKQLGRLPVVQFAAGGVATPADAALMMQLGCDGVFVGSGVFKSGDPVKRGRAIVQAVTHYSDPQVLAEVSCGLGEAMVGLNLNDKKIERFASRSD